One genomic window of Melanotaenia boesemani isolate fMelBoe1 chromosome 20, fMelBoe1.pri, whole genome shotgun sequence includes the following:
- the psma3 gene encoding proteasome subunit alpha type-3, with translation MSSIGTGYDLSASTFSPDGRVFQVEYAMKAVENSSTAIGIRCRDGVVFGVEKLVLSKLYEEGSNKRIFNIDRHVGMAVAGLLADARSLSEVAREEASNFRSNYGHDIPLKHLSERVAMYVHAYTLYSAVRPFGCSFILGSYDKDDGPQLYMVDPSGISYGYWGCAIGKAKQAAKTEIEKLQMKEMTCRELVKEVAKIIYIVHDEVKDKAFELELSWVGEITNGRHELVPKDIREEAEKYAKDSLEEEDDSDEDNM, from the exons ATGAGTTCCATTGGGACCGGA TACGACctttcagcctccaccttctctCCTGATGGACGGGTGTTCCAGGTGGAGTATGCCATGAAGGCTGTAGAGAACAGCAG caCAGCCATCGGGATCCGCTGTAGGGATGGGGTTGTGTTCGGGGTGGAGAAGCTGGTGCTGTCCAAACTGTATGAGGAGGGCTCCAACAAACGCATCTTCAATATCGACAGACATGTTGGCATG GCAGTAGCGGGTCTACTAGCTGATGCTCGATCCCTCTCTGAAGTTGCCAGGGAAGAGGCCTCAAACTTCAGATCGAACTACGGACATGACATTCCTCTGAAG CACCTGTCGGAGAGAGTGGCCATGTATGTCCACGCCTACACACTGTACAGCGCTGTGAGGCCGTTTGGCTGCAG CTTCATCCTGGGCTCGTACGACAAAGACGACGGTCCTCAGCTCTACATGGTCGACCCGTCTGGCATCTCTTAC ggttaCTGGGGATGTGCCATCGGAAAAGCAAAACAAGCCGCCAAGACAGAGATAGAAAAACTGCAG ATGAAGGAGATGACCTGCAGAGAGTTGGTCAAAGAAGTGGCCAAAAT AATCTACATCGTTCATGATGAGGTGAAGGACAAAGCCTTCGAGCTGGAGCTCAGTTGGGTCGGAGAAA TCACAAATGGACGACACGAGTTAGTTCCCAAAGACATCAGAGAGGAAGCAGAGAAGTACGCCAAG GATtctctggaggaggaggatgactCTGATGAAGACAACATGTAA